The sequence GCCCTCGCGGGTCGGCCGCTCACTGACCTGAACCCAGCGGCTGTTATGCAGGCGGTAGACGGTCGGCTCGTTGGCCTTGCCGCGGTGTTCTTCGGCGATCATGCCGCTGCTTTCGGCCAGCCGCTTGAGCTCCGACAGTCGTGTGCCGCTGTTTATGCGTGCCCGGGTGCGGCTCCATAGCGACTTGAAACGCTTGTTGAACAGGACGATGCGCTGGTCCTTGTCGAACAGCACGAAGGCATCGGAGATGCTCTCGATGGCGTCCACCAGATGCTGATGCGCGGTTTCGGCACGCAGGCGCGCATCGCTGAGCAGGCGGTTGCTGGCCTTGAGTTCGGCCATCGCCTGGTTCAGCGCATCGGTCCGCTCACGCACCTGCTCGGCCAGTTCGACCGAATGCTGAAACGCCGCATAGGAGGCGTCGCGTCCGCTGCCGCTCGATTCGATACGCTCGATCAAGGCGTCGTTGATGCGACGCAGCTTGTAGTTCTCGCGTTCGAGCTCAGCCTGCCTGACGAGTAGCTCAGCGGCTGCCCCGCCCTCCAGGCCGGCCGATGGCGACGCCGGTGAAGGTCTGGTTGATGTGCATGCCATTGAACTGCTCTCCATAGGTGTTGAAGCCGATCACCTGCTGGCGCCGAAGAAAGGCCGAAGTGTCTTCTGTGGAGCCATTGCCCTCGATTTCGAGGCGCCTGAGGAAACAGTCGCAGCCGATGGTCAACAGCGGCGGACCGAGGCGCTGCTCGAGACGCTCGAACAGCGACTCCAGATTGGGCATCAGCGGGCCGGGGCGCATGGCGGTGAGCACGATGCCGTTCTCCACCGCACAGTAGAACGTCAGGCTCAGGTCCTCGTTGACCTTCTGAATCGAGCGCACGTAGTAGTGCTCGTTGATGCGCACCGCCAACGGATGCGCCGCGAACAGCCGGTGATCCAGTTCGCTGAGTTCGACACCGATCAACCGTGCGTACTCTTCTGCGGCAGGCTCGGCATTGAGCTCATAGACGCGGCGCGAATGGCTGTCGGCGCGCGTGACCACCAGCTTCTCGGAGCGCGGCAGGACGTGGTGGGTGGTGAACACCTCGAAATCGAGCCAGGTGTTGATCAGCACGACGATGGCCGCGCCGCTGTGAAACTGGCCGTCGTAATAGACGTGGGTATCGGTCAGATGGTTGTCGTCACCGGCCGAGCCGCCGAAATGCGGAATGCTGCCGAACGCGGCACTCAGTGCTGACAGGACAATCTCTTCGCGGCTGGATAAGCCATCGAGCAAGGTCAGCGCGAAACTGTGATCCTTGATCGGCGCCAGCGAGTTGCTGCGGCAGTCGCTGCCCAGACGTTCGACCAATTGCTGTGCGTCGATGAGGCTGAAGCGGTCCATCTCGTCGATCAGTTCGCATGCGATTGAGAAGCTACGGTGATCGAAGCCGACCGCGGTGACGCAACTGCGACCGTAGCCTTGCGAAGTAATTTCCCCGGCGGAGGTGCAGCCAACCAGCCGGACGCCCCCGAAGTACTGATGCAGGGCGGTTCCCAGCGCGGGCAGGTCGTACTCGGCCGAACAGAAGAACAGGACGAAGCCCAGGTGCGGATGGATCAGCTGGCGAGCCAGATCCTGGGCGACCGTTTCGGGATCACGCGCCTCTGACATGGCCGTGCGCACTTCTTTGGACTCTTGCTCGATCACGCACGCACCCCAATACACACTTATCGTATGACCTCATTCTTGGTCAGGGCATTGGGTACGAAAATGCTACTTCAGTACCGGCGACGACATGCCTAGGTAGCAAAGCGACGAAAGACCGCGGGACTGGCAGCGGGTGAAGCGCAGGCGATCAGACAAAAAACGGGCACCCCGAGAGGTGCCCGTCTGGTGACCGTTGAGGCGGTTTAGAAGCTGAGCGTGGCACCGATGGCGAAGGTGCGGGTGTCCTCGTCGAGGGCGTCCGTGTCGTGGCCGCGCAACTCGAACTCGTTCACCTCGGCAACCAGCTTCAGGTTGTCGTTGATGGTACGGAAGTAGGCGATGCCGCGGGTCTGGTAGTCGGCTGCGGTGCCCAGGCCGTTGCCGTCATCCTTGGTCTTGCCGGTGGAAAGCGCGATGCGGTTCTTGCCGAAGGTGTAGGAGCCTTGCAGCAGGTAACCATCGCTGTCGACATCGCGCAGGTGGGCTTTACCGGCGTTATTGGTATAGAACGGGTTGATGCCCTCGGCCTGGAAGCCCGACGCGGTGAGCGAGAACCCGGCCATCTTGGCTTGAACGCCATAGCCGAGACCTTTGGAATCGACGTCGTCGACCGTACTGTCGGTATTCTTCGAGCTCTGCTGCATACCGTTGACCCAGGTGTAGAACTGCGCGCCGCCGAGGTCGAACTGATAGGTGACCTCGGTTTCGAAGCGGGGGCTGTCCTGGTAGGCCTCATCCAGCGCCGAACTCTGGTCGTCCGTGGTATCGACCGGGTCCATGATGCCGGCAGCGATACGCAGGCCGCCCATCACCGGCGAGCGATAGGTAACCTGGGACGTCGGGAACGGGTACGGGTAGCCGGTACCGATGTTGCCGAAGGAGACGCCGCCGAAATCGACCAGACCCAGGGTGTCGCTGACCTGGCCGTAGCCGGTGAGCATCTCGTCGAGGAAGATGTTGGAGCGGCCGAACAGACCGAAGTCCTTACCGAAGAGCACCTCACCCCACTGGTCGTTGGATGCGGTGCCGTAGAACTGGCGGACGTCGATGCCGGTCTCGGTACCGTTGCTGTCGCTGTCGTTGATGGTGACCCAGAAGGACGAGCGACCGCCCACTTTCACGTCATCGAGTTGTTTGCCGAAGTTGAAGCCGATGTAGTTGGGCAGGAAACCCATCTTTACCCGCGACTGGTCGCGATCGAACTGTTCGCCGGCACGGTCGACCTTGCTGCTGACGTAGAAGGTATTGAAGTAGCCGTCGACGGAGAATGTAGTGTCGTCCTTGTCGTACAGCTTGATTTCGGCAACCGCCGACTGGCTCAGGGTCATGGCAATCGCGCTGGCCAGGGCCAACGGGATCAGGGTTGTACTCACGTTCTTCTTGTTGTGCATGGCGCTCTCCGCTGATGTGACGACAGGCAGTCGTGTCGAGGCGGATTATCGAAAGCGCAACCGAGGGCCCATAGGCTCCAATAGCGGCGACTGGCTACTACTTTCGCCGAGCTCGCCGTCTTGCGTACTAAGGCGATCGTGCCCGTTCCGTCCGTCGTAGCGCTTAGGTCGTACGCCGTCACGCTTAGGTAGGCACGCGCACCGG comes from Stutzerimonas stutzeri and encodes:
- the nosP gene encoding nitric oxide-sensing protein NosP, encoding MSEARDPETVAQDLARQLIHPHLGFVLFFCSAEYDLPALGTALHQYFGGVRLVGCTSAGEITSQGYGRSCVTAVGFDHRSFSIACELIDEMDRFSLIDAQQLVERLGSDCRSNSLAPIKDHSFALTLLDGLSSREEIVLSALSAAFGSIPHFGGSAGDDNHLTDTHVYYDGQFHSGAAIVVLINTWLDFEVFTTHHVLPRSEKLVVTRADSHSRRVYELNAEPAAEEYARLIGVELSELDHRLFAAHPLAVRINEHYYVRSIQKVNEDLSLTFYCAVENGIVLTAMRPGPLMPNLESLFERLEQRLGPPLLTIGCDCFLRRLEIEGNGSTEDTSAFLRRQQVIGFNTYGEQFNGMHINQTFTGVAIGRPGGRGSR
- a CDS encoding porin codes for the protein MHNKKNVSTTLIPLALASAIAMTLSQSAVAEIKLYDKDDTTFSVDGYFNTFYVSSKVDRAGEQFDRDQSRVKMGFLPNYIGFNFGKQLDDVKVGGRSSFWVTINDSDSNGTETGIDVRQFYGTASNDQWGEVLFGKDFGLFGRSNIFLDEMLTGYGQVSDTLGLVDFGGVSFGNIGTGYPYPFPTSQVTYRSPVMGGLRIAAGIMDPVDTTDDQSSALDEAYQDSPRFETEVTYQFDLGGAQFYTWVNGMQQSSKNTDSTVDDVDSKGLGYGVQAKMAGFSLTASGFQAEGINPFYTNNAGKAHLRDVDSDGYLLQGSYTFGKNRIALSTGKTKDDGNGLGTAADYQTRGIAYFRTINDNLKLVAEVNEFELRGHDTDALDEDTRTFAIGATLSF